Genomic window (Chloroflexota bacterium):
GCTTCGGCATTTGCGATAAAGGTGTGGTCATCGGGCGTCCTTCCGTGCGTTATCGTGTCATAGAGATAATACCAGAATTAGAAGGTAATGACGCCAAGCGCAAGAGCCCGAGTGGTACAATGCGGCCGCTTAACACACCGACTCTAAGCTTGCCGGAGGCACGCATGACCACCATCATAGGCATCGACTTCAGTGGCGCAAAGCACGACCGAGACACCTGGGTTGCTAGCGGACGCCTGACAAGCGACGGCGCGCTCATATTCGAAGGCGCGAACATGATACGCCGCAAGGATGTGGTCAACCTTCTGATTGCCGCATACCCACCGACCGTATCCGCCATAGACTTCCCGTTTAGCGTTCCGCAAGAGTTCGCCGAGTTCCTGAACACAGGCGACGGCTTGAAGGCAATGCCGGATGTGTGGCGCACCATAGACGGAATGAGCCTTGATGACTTTTATGCGGCGCGAGACGCCTTTGTCAGCCATTTCGGCATAGAACCCAAGCGTGCCGGCGACAGAGCCCATTTCACAGAAAGCTTCTCGCCGCTGCACAAGGTCAACCCCAACATGGTTCCAATGACATATTGGGGCATCCGCATGCTGCGCGAGCTATTCAGCAAAGAGCCTAGCCGCTGGATTGTGCCGCCAATGGAAGCGTCGGGCGGCCAAGCCGAAGTCGTAACTCTGCTGGAAACGATGCCCGGCGCATTTCTCAGGGCTATTGGCGCAATCTATAAGGGATACAAGAAGCCAAAGTCTGCCCTACTGCGCGACGAACGGCGCAACGCCATCTTGGACGACATCCAGCACAATTCCGGTATCGCGCTGCCCAATTTATCCGATTTACGCGAGGTTTGCATCGAAAACGACAATTGCCTCGACGCCGTAGTTGCGGCAGTCGTGGCTGCGCGATGGGCGCAGGACGCAGCCAAATTTCGCCAACCTAACGCCGCCGAACTGCCGGCGGCAAGACTCGAAGGCTGGATATACGTCCCCAAGCCTCAGTCCGCCGAGTGAATCGGTTCGGCTACCTTTTCGATTCGCACCGCGCAGACTTTGTACTCCGGTATGCCGGAATATGGATCGAGCGCGTCACTGGTCAGGAAGTTAGCAGCGTGTTGCTGCAGCTTGACGAATGGCACGAACACCTCGCCCTGCCGCATCTTATCAGTGTAGTTTGCCCTGCCCTCTAACACGCCACGCCGCGACTTTAAGCGTATCCACTCGCCGTCTGATACCTCGAACTTCGCGCCATCGTCTGCGCTCATGCTGATTTGCAGCTCCGGCGCGCGCGCCAGCAGATTGTCCGCCCTGCGCGTTATCGTACCGCCGTGCCAGTGGTACAGGATGCGGCCGGTGTTCAATATCAGCGGGAAGCGCCTGGACGGCATTTCTTCTGCCTGCGGACCCTGGTTGAATGCGACGAACTTTGCCCTAGGACCGCGCGGGAAATCATACTCGTACAGATAGCGCGTGCCGGGGTGGTCAGGCGTCGGGCACGGCCACTGGATACCGCCTTCGATTTCAAGACGGTCGTACGAAATGCCCGCGATGATTGGAGTGTTGCCTGCCATTTCCTGCCATATCTCGGACGGATGCGTGAAGGCGAACTGGTCTTCCATGCCCAACCCAAGATTGCGGCTCATGCGCTGCGCCAAGTCGCAGAGAATGTCCCAATCCGGTCGGCTGTCGCCAATTGGCTCGACGACCTTGCGGACACGCTGCACACGGCGCTCGCTGTTCGTGAATGTGCCGTCCTTTTCGGCGAACGATGTGGCGGGCAGCACGACATCTGCGATCTGTGCCGTCTCGTGCAGGAAAATGTCCTGAACTACCAGAAACTCTAGCTTCTGCAAAACTTCTTCGGCGTGGTTGAGATTCGGCTCGCTCAGCAACGGGTTCTCGCCGGTAACATACATCGCCTTGATGCGACTGTTCTCGATGTCGCGCATCATCTCGGTGATGACATGCCCTGCCTCGTCCGGCAGCGGGTGATTGCCCCAAGCTTGTCGGAATTTGGACACTGTGTCCTTGCCGATTCGCTGATAGCCGGGGAATGCGTCGGGCAGACAGCCCGCGTCTCCGCAGCCCTGTACATTGTTTTGCCCTCGCAGCGGCGAAATACCCGATCCGGGCTTACCGAGCTGCCCCGCGACGAACGACAGGTTCAGCAGGCTGTGCGCGTTGGCCGTGCCCATCATGTGCTGCGTGATGCCCATTCCCCAGATGAGGCACGACCCGCTGAACGGCGGCTCAGCGTATATCCGTGCCGCCTGCGCGATGTCGTCCGCACGCACGCCGGTGAGCGATTCCGCATAGTCGAGCGTATATCCGTCTATTACCGAGCGCCAGTTCTCGAATTCCTCGGTGCGACCGTTCACGAAATCCCAATCGACCAGGTTCTCGTCGAGTATCACCTTCGCCATTGCGTTTAGCAGTGCGACGTCAGTGCCCGGGCGCGGTCGCAGCCACAGCTCGGCGAAGTCGCACATATCGATGCGGCGCGGGTTGATGACGATGAGCTTCGCGCCGCGTTCCAGCACCGCGCGCCGCATTCGAGACGCGGCGACCGGGTGGTTCGAGTTCGCGTCCGAACCGATAATGACGAGGCAGCCTGCCTCTTCGTAGTCTTGGTACGAATTCGAAGTAGCGCCGCTCCCCAGCGATGTCAGCATCGCCTCAACGGACGGGGCGTGACACAGGCGTGTGCAGTGGTCGATGTGGTTGCTTTGCATCAGCAGCCGCGCGAACTTCTGCTGAACATAGCCGTCTTCGTTGGTCGCCTTCGCGGAGCAGAGCGTGGAGAACTCGTAGCCGCGATACTTGGCGAGATTGTCGGCGACATATTCGAGCGCCTCATCCCAGCTCGCCTCGGTCAGGATGCCGTCCTTGCGTATGAGCGGTGCGGTCAGCCTGTCTTCGTGGTTGACAAATGTATAGCCGAATCGCCCCTTGACGCACAGCATCCCAATGCTGGACTGGTTATCAGGATCGTCGAGCATCGCCACGATGCGGTCGGTGTCGTCAACCTGTGCCTTGATGCCGCAGCCCACGCCGCAGTATGGGCAGGTCGTAGTAACCTCTTTTTCCACATTCGACGGCGGCGTCTTGACTTCGATTGCGCCCGTCGGGCATACGGACAAGCACTGCCCGCAAGTTGTGCAGACCGACTCCACTAGCGGGCGTTCCGCGAATGTGCCAATCTTGCCCTGCGTGCCTGTACCTAGCAGGTCAATCGCGCCTATGAACTGGTGCCCGTCTTGGCACGCCTGCACGCAGCGTTGGCACAGGATGCAGCTTTCCATCGCTATGTTGAACACCGGATTGCTGCTGTCAACGGCTTCTCGCTTCCTGCCCTCCCAGCGCGGGGCGGTAATACCGTGCCTGTCCGCTGCGATGGACAGTTCCTTGTAGGACTTGTGCCCGTTCGCCCCGTTTGACGGGAACATCGCGAGCGTGAGTTCCAGCACGCCCTTGCGCATCGCTTGCACTTCCGGCGTGTCCGTCCAGACGCTCATGCCGTCCGAAACGGGCACCGCGCAGGAAGCCGGATAGCCACGTACGCCCTCGATTTGTACAAGGCAAGTGCGGCAAGCCCCGATGGGCTTCATGTCCGGGTCTTTGCACAGCTGCGATATGTAAGTGCCGGACTGATTGATGGCGTCCAAGACCGTCGCAGACTCGCTGACGGTTGTCGGATAGCCGTTGATGCTGAGTGTGATGCTCATTTCGCGCCTTCCTGAGTTAACGCATTTTGTCCAGTCTGTACCTTTCCCCCTTGAAGGTGGAAGGTTAGGTTGAGAGTGATGTTCTCCCCAACTATGTACAAGCCAAAGGTGTGCTCGTCCACGACCGCCACCTACTGCCGTTCACCAGCCATCATCGCAAGTTCGTCGCCAAAGAAGTGGAGCGCGCTGAGGACGGGATTGCCCGCTGCCTGCCCCAAGCCGCACAAGGACGCGGCGTTCACCAGTTCCGCGAGCTGCCGCAGTTCGTCAAGCGCGCCAACCGGCGCCTTGCCAGCCACGATGTCATCCACCATTTTGACCATGCGTGGTGTTCCCTCGCGGCAGGGCGTACACTTGCCGCACGATTCTGCCGCGTTGTACGCCGCGAGCTTGCGCATCATATCCACCGCACTCACACTGTCGTCAAGCGCGATGACCCCACCCGCGCCAAGCATCACGCCCGATTCGTGGATGAAGCCCGGCGTGATTGGCGTATCCAGCATAGAAACGGGGAATATGCCGCTAGAAGGTCCGCCAACCGCAATCGCGCTCAAAGCCCTGTCGTCTGCGATGCCGCCGCCGATGTCGTAGATAATCTCGCGCAGTGTCGTGCCCATCGGCACCTCGGCAAGCCCCCCTCGCCGCACCGAACCGCTAAGGCTGATTATCTTCGTGCCTTTGGCGTCGTCTGTGCCGACTGCCGCGAACGCACCACTGCCGTACGCCAAGATGTACGGCACGCTGGACAGCGTTTCCGCGTTGTTAATGACGGTTGGCTTGCCCCAGAGTCCGGCTTCCGTGGGGAATGGAGGGCGTTGTCGTGGTTCTCTTCGCAAGCCTTCCATCGTGTTTAGCAGCGTGGTTTCGTCGCCGCACACATAGCCTCCCGCGCCGCGCATAATCGCCATGTCCAGCGCGAAGCCTGATGACAGAATGTCGTCGCCCAACAATCCGCTCGCGTATGCCTGCTCCAAGGCGGTCTGCATGCGCTCGGCGGATAGGTTTGCTTCTGCGTTGATGTAAATGTGCGCTTCGTGGACGCCAGCCGCGTAAGCCGCGATAATCGCGCCCTCTATCAGTCGATGCGGCACGCCTTCCATGATATGGCGGTCTTTGAATATGCCCGGTTCGCCTTCCTCGCAATTGACCACAAGGTAGCGCGGAGTGTTGTTGACCGCGCGCGCGCCGCGCCACTTCAGCCCTGCCGGAAAGTACGCGCCACCACGCCCTCGCAATCCGGACGCCAGCACTTCCTCGATAACATCGTCCGGTGGCATGGAAAGCGCGCGCGCAAGCCCGTTATATCCCCCGTTCAGGATGTACTCGCCGATGTGCAGGGCATCCCATTCGCCGCAGCCTTGCAGCGTCAGACGGTGTTGCCTTGCGAGGAAATCGCTGCTGTCAGATTTCGGTTGAGCGGTATTCGTTGCAGTATCGGAATCCGCTGATGTGTCTGAGAACATGTCCGTGTTCACATCATCAGCGGATAGGTTGCAATACTCGATAGTGCGACCGTCCGCGAACGACACTATCGCCTTAGGAGCGGCGAAACTCGCGCCATCGCAGCCTGCCGTAACCAGATATGCGTCGTTCGGCAACGCCTGCAACAGCGCGTCTGCAACTTCACCGGCGCCGACTGCCAGCGAACTGTGCGAGACCTGCACCACAACGCGCGTCTTGCGGTCGCGCGCCTGCCGTTCCACGCTTGCGGCAGCGCGAAGTGAGCCTAGAGCATCCGTAATGGCGTCCGTCAAGACGACACCTCCTCGATAATCGCGCTGACTTGAGCGACCGCTGCCCTGCCGCGCCACACGCCATCGACTTCGACCACCGGCGCGACACCGCACATGTAGGCGCAAGGCGTTTCTTCGAGAGTTACATTGCCGTTTGTGCTGTCATTGGCGAGCGCGGCTTGCGTTTCTGCCATCAGCTGCCTGCCGCCGTTAAGCCAGCAACTCAGCCCCGTGCAAACTCGAATCACATGCTCGCCCGGCTTCTGAATGCGGAGCTCGGTGTAGCTCGTGGCGGCACCATAAACTTCGCTCGAAGGTATGCCAAGATGCCATCCCACGACTTCCATCGCCCAGTTCGGCAAGTGGCCATACTCGTGCTGGAGGAAGTGCAGCGCCGGCAGCAGCTGCCCCCGACTGCGCGGGAACTTCTGCCGCAATGTGGTGCGTAGTGCGTTTCTTACTTCCCTGTTCAATCTGCGTCCCTTGTCCTCGCCTGCTTTCTGCCGCTATTCCAGAATGCGCGATGCGTGATAGCTTGGATTCAGTGCGTCAGCGCCGCGTCCCTCACCACATCCTCTATGCCCAAATCGAGCAGTGTATCATCCGGTATCGTGCCGTCTGCGTTCCAACGGCGGGCGCGATAGTAACCGTCTATCATCATATCCAAGTCAGCGCGGCTTAAGCCTACGCCCTGCGCTACGCCGGTTGGTAGCACTTCGTCGAACACTCGCTGCGGCAGTGTATCATCTTCGCGCGTCCAACCTTCGCGGATGTTGAACGCCTTTTTGAGATTGTTCACACGCTCGCCGATCGCTTGCAACTCGTCCGCGCTCACATCCCAGCCTGTGATGTGCCGGTATATCTCCGCCGATTCTTTGTACAAGTCGTCGAACGCCTTGCGCAGAAACTTGCACCATATCAGCGAGTCTAACACCGCGGAGAAGTCCTCGCCTTCCGCCGTGATTTTACCGCGCCGTTCATCCGCTTCCAGTCTATTGACGCGCGCGGAGAAGTCCGCCTCGTACGCCGATGAACGATTGTGGCACGCGCCGCGTGTGCTGACCGCGAGTCCGAGTGCCATCGTCTTCAGACTGCGCGGTTCGTACCCGGGCATCTCCAAGCCCTTGACCTGCATTGCCCAGTCCTCGCTGCCCTGCCCGACAATACGCGCGGCGCGCAAACTGCCCTCGGCGAGCAAGCCGCCTACGCCCTCACGCGCCGCAATGAGCCGGACGCACGCCAATAATTCGTCGCCGCTGCCGAAGCGCAAGTCCATTCCGCCCGTGTCGTCGAGCGTCAGAATGCCGCGCTCGAAGCACTCCATCGCCCAGGCGATAGTCGCGCCAACGCTGATGGTATCCATGCCGAGCTCGTCGCAAAGCGTGGACGCGCGAATGACGGTGTTGCCGTCAGCGACGCCGACCAGCGGACCCAAGGCGAAGGCGCTTTCGTATTCCATCCGCCCTTTCGCCTTCTTGCCGCTGTCGCTCGTCACCAGAATCTTCTCGCAGCCGATTGTGCAGTTGGCGCAATGCGCGTTCTTCACGAAGTTAGTTTCATGGAACTGCTCTGCGCTCACGCCGTCCGCGCCGTCGAATGTGGACTGCTGGAAGTTGCGCGTGGGCAGGGTGGCAAGGCTGTTGAAGACCGAGACATTCGCCATCGTGCCGAGTGTGCGGTATTTCTCGGTCGCCGGGCCCAGACTACGCCGCGTCAAGTCCGCGCCGATGCGGTTGAGCGCGTCCGGGTTTTGCACGGGTACGGCTCGCGTTCCCTTGACCGCGATCGCCTTCAAATTCTTCGAGCCCATCACTGCGCCGGGTCCGGTGCGCGCCGCCTGCCGTCCGCCGTCATTGGTGATGCTGGCGAAGCGCACCAGATTTTCGCCTGCGGGACCGATGCACGCCACGCGGGTACGATGCCCCAGACGCATCTTGACAGCCTTCTCGGTTTCAAGCGTGCTCAAGCCCAGCAGGTCGTCCGCGTCTAGGAAATCAACTTGCCCGTCGTCGATGGACAGCAGGCAGGGATATTCGCTCTTGCCTGTGATTATGAGCGCGTCGCAGCCGGATTTTTTCAGCTCGGTCGCCATGAAACTGGACGACAGCGAATCGCCGATGAAGCCGGTGAGCGGCGATTTTGTCAGCACCGCGAACTTACTGCTGGTGGTCAGGCGGCTGCCGACGAGCGGGCTGGTGACGAATATCAGCGGGTTCTGCGGCGCGAGCGGCTCGACGCCCGGCGGGCAGTGCTTGAATAGCAGATATGCGCCAAGCCCCGTGCCGCCGATGTATCGACGCAGCACGTCTTCTGACAGCGCCTCCCAGTGGCTCTCTTGGCGCGTCAAATCGACTACGAGCGCCCTGCCGTTGTATCCATAAAGCAAGCGGTTATCCCCAGTTTGCGAATTCGTCGCGCTAGATTTACTGCGCTGACTCGCGCTATTTTGCGCCATTGTATCATGTAGCGCAAGTGAGGATTCAGCCACCCGCTTGGCTGGAAAAGAGTAGCAGCGTGTCGCCGTCCCGAAGGCGCAGGCAGCCGTCGCTCACGAACTCTGTGCCGTTCAAGTTGAGGGTGTAACTTTCCAGCAAGCCGGCAAGGTCATCGCGCAGTACGACGCCGACGAGCGCGGGGCATTTCTCTGCAAGCGCAACGACCAAAGAGGCGGCGCTGGCGTTCGATGGCAGTGTCAATGCGATTGCCTTGCGACCGCTCGCAATGCGTGCCGTGCCGAATAGCTCGATCGTGACGTTAGCGGTGTGCACCGTGGTATGTTCCATCATGCTGCTACCTGCCCTCTTCAACGAGCGACAGAGCGTGCGCCAAGTCGTCCGGCGTGTTCACATTGAAGAAGCTCAACCGGTCGGCGTCGAGCGCGTCAACTTCATCATCTTGCACATACCGCACGCGAACATCGTCGAAGAAGCGGGCGATGCGCAGCTGTCCGGCTTCGAGGCGGCGCTCAATATGCGGCAGGCATGCCTTAGAGTACGCGGAGTGCGTCGGTTCGGGATAGCCTTCCAGCATTGGCACAACGGCGTCGTGCCCCTGCCGCAATGACAGAATATGCTTGATGAGCGCGGTGTTCAGGAACGGCATGTCACAGGCGACGACGAATCCCCATTCGTTAGACGCGGCGGTTAGCCCGGTGAATATCCCGCCTAACGAACCGGAGTCCGGGTAGATGTCCACGGCGGTCTTTGCGCCGGCGGGCAGCGGCAGTTCGGCGGCGCGCTCCTTGCTGTTGACCACGACGACGGTCTCGTCCGTAAGCGTGGCAAGTCGTCCGATGACTCGTGAGATTAACGGCTCGCCGCCGAATGGTTCAAGCGCCTTGTCACGGCCAAGCCTTCGGCTCAATCCGCCGGCAAGCACTATTGCTGAGACGCTTCTTGAGTCGTCCATCACCTTATTCTCGCTGCTAACCTGAATTGTCGCATCACAACCATATTATTGCGCCGCTAACTCAGCTCTGCTACGACCTGTCCCATCGACTTAGTGCCGTAGCCGCCTAGCGCATCGACTTCTGCTTTGAATGCGTCGCTGCGGATGGTTTCAAGCGCAAACTGCACATTTTCGCTATCGTAGTGTTCGCGCGGTATCACGAGGTCGTACTGCTCTGACAGCAGCGGCACGAAGTCCAGCCCCATCGCGTTTGCTGCCGACAGGATGCCCAGCCCGACATCGGCGCGCCCTCCTGCGACCGCTGCCGCAACCGCGAGATGTGTGTATTCCTCGCGGTCATAGCCGCGAATGTCGTCCGGTTCGATGCCAAGTTCGCGCAGCTTGTAGTCTAGCAAGAGCCGCGTGCCGGAGCCACGCTGCCGGTTGAGGAATGTAACATCATCTCGCGCAAGGTCGTGCAGCGCGGCGATTTGCTTGGGATTGCTGCATGGCAGAATCAGCCCCTGTATGCGCTGCACGAGATTGACCACGACCACGCTGCGCCCTTTCAGGAAGCGGCGGATGTACGACAGATTGTACTCGCCCGTTTCTTCGTCTAGCAGGTGCGAGCCTGCCATATGCGCCTCGCCTCGCGCCAGCGCCATCAGCCCGCCCATGCTGCCCACATTCGACGATGCAAGCGTCATCTGCGGCTTTGCCCGGCGCACATGGCTCGCTAGGAGGTCGAGCGTCATATCGTGGCTGCCGATGGCCACGACGGTATCGTCGATCGATTCGACCGGCCGCAGAAGTTCGACGCTGACCTCCGCGCCGGCGTCCAAGCCTTCGGAGAAGCGCGGTATCTTCACGATGCCGTCCGCGCGAACAAGCGACATTATGACACCCGCGCCGCGCATGATCGGTGATGCGACTAGTTTATCGCCGACACGACCTAGCCGAACTCGCAGAAATTCGTCCTCGCCCATAGGCGACATTGTTTTGCGCGTGATTGTCGCTTGCGCTGCGCTTCGGACTGACGCGGGGACACCCAGCATACGCTCGACCAGAGGCTTAACGAAGAGTTCGCAGGTGAGCGCCGCTGACACGGGATAGCCGGGAATGCCCAGCACCGGCTTGCCTTGCACTACGCCAAGCGCGATAGGATGTCCGGGTCGAATTGCCGTCCCATGCACGACGAGTTCGCCAAGCGATTCGATGACGCGCGCCGTGTAGTCTTCGCTGCCCGCAGACGAACCGGCGTTCACCAGTACGATGTCGTGTTGAGCCACCGCCGCCTTGACACCAGCAAGCAATGCGTCGAAGTCGTCCGGTATCGTCTGCCAAGTCGTCGCATCCCCGCCCCAATCGTCCACCATGCCGCCCAGAACCAGCGAGTTGAACTCAATGATGTCGCCGGGCTGTAGGTCGCCTCCCACCTGCACGAGTTCGTTGCCGGTCGGTATGACCGCCACGCTAGGCTTACGGCGCACAGGCAGCGAGGGCAGACCCGCCGCCGCGCACGCCCCCAAGTCCACCGGACGCAAAGTATGGTTCTCGGGCAGCACAAGCTCCGTCGCCACGATGTCCTCTCCAAGCGGTCGGACATGCTGATATGGCGCGGCAGGCGCTTGTATCTCCAATGTGTCGCCATCAACTTCGTGCACGACTTCAACCATAATCACCGCATCGTAGCCATCCGGCATGGGATCACCGGTGTCGATCCAGACCGCTTGCGCTCCAACTGCGAGGTGCAGCGGGGATGTTTCAGTCGCGCCAACCGTGTCCGTGGAGCGCACCGCAATGCCGTCCATCGCCGCCGAATCATAGTGCGGCGACGATATTTGCGCCCATATCGGTTCGGCGGTTACACGCCCTTGGGCGCTAGTGAGCGGCACGACTTCGGACTCTGTGTGGCGTAATCCGAAAACGGCGTCTAACGCCTTGAAATAGCGGTCGAGCGCATCCT
Coding sequences:
- a CDS encoding DUF429 domain-containing protein — protein: MSGGNRNIGTRNSLRRPAYCPASGFGICDKGVVIGRPSVRYRVIEIIPELEGNDAKRKSPSGTMRPLNTPTLSLPEARMTTIIGIDFSGAKHDRDTWVASGRLTSDGALIFEGANMIRRKDVVNLLIAAYPPTVSAIDFPFSVPQEFAEFLNTGDGLKAMPDVWRTIDGMSLDDFYAARDAFVSHFGIEPKRAGDRAHFTESFSPLHKVNPNMVPMTYWGIRMLRELFSKEPSRWIVPPMEASGGQAEVVTLLETMPGAFLRAIGAIYKGYKKPKSALLRDERRNAILDDIQHNSGIALPNLSDLREVCIENDNCLDAVVAAVVAARWAQDAAKFRQPNAAELPAARLEGWIYVPKPQSAE
- a CDS encoding formate dehydrogenase subunit alpha; the encoded protein is MSITLSINGYPTTVSESATVLDAINQSGTYISQLCKDPDMKPIGACRTCLVQIEGVRGYPASCAVPVSDGMSVWTDTPEVQAMRKGVLELTLAMFPSNGANGHKSYKELSIAADRHGITAPRWEGRKREAVDSSNPVFNIAMESCILCQRCVQACQDGHQFIGAIDLLGTGTQGKIGTFAERPLVESVCTTCGQCLSVCPTGAIEVKTPPSNVEKEVTTTCPYCGVGCGIKAQVDDTDRIVAMLDDPDNQSSIGMLCVKGRFGYTFVNHEDRLTAPLIRKDGILTEASWDEALEYVADNLAKYRGYEFSTLCSAKATNEDGYVQQKFARLLMQSNHIDHCTRLCHAPSVEAMLTSLGSGATSNSYQDYEEAGCLVIIGSDANSNHPVAASRMRRAVLERGAKLIVINPRRIDMCDFAELWLRPRPGTDVALLNAMAKVILDENLVDWDFVNGRTEEFENWRSVIDGYTLDYAESLTGVRADDIAQAARIYAEPPFSGSCLIWGMGITQHMMGTANAHSLLNLSFVAGQLGKPGSGISPLRGQNNVQGCGDAGCLPDAFPGYQRIGKDTVSKFRQAWGNHPLPDEAGHVITEMMRDIENSRIKAMYVTGENPLLSEPNLNHAEEVLQKLEFLVVQDIFLHETAQIADVVLPATSFAEKDGTFTNSERRVQRVRKVVEPIGDSRPDWDILCDLAQRMSRNLGLGMEDQFAFTHPSEIWQEMAGNTPIIAGISYDRLEIEGGIQWPCPTPDHPGTRYLYEYDFPRGPRAKFVAFNQGPQAEEMPSRRFPLILNTGRILYHWHGGTITRRADNLLARAPELQISMSADDGAKFEVSDGEWIRLKSRRGVLEGRANYTDKMRQGEVFVPFVKLQQHAANFLTSDALDPYSGIPEYKVCAVRIEKVAEPIHSAD
- a CDS encoding NADH-quinone oxidoreductase subunit F, which codes for MTDAITDALGSLRAAASVERQARDRKTRVVVQVSHSSLAVGAGEVADALLQALPNDAYLVTAGCDGASFAAPKAIVSFADGRTIEYCNLSADDVNTDMFSDTSADSDTATNTAQPKSDSSDFLARQHRLTLQGCGEWDALHIGEYILNGGYNGLARALSMPPDDVIEEVLASGLRGRGGAYFPAGLKWRGARAVNNTPRYLVVNCEEGEPGIFKDRHIMEGVPHRLIEGAIIAAYAAGVHEAHIYINAEANLSAERMQTALEQAYASGLLGDDILSSGFALDMAIMRGAGGYVCGDETTLLNTMEGLRREPRQRPPFPTEAGLWGKPTVINNAETLSSVPYILAYGSGAFAAVGTDDAKGTKIISLSGSVRRGGLAEVPMGTTLREIIYDIGGGIADDRALSAIAVGGPSSGIFPVSMLDTPITPGFIHESGVMLGAGGVIALDDSVSAVDMMRKLAAYNAAESCGKCTPCREGTPRMVKMVDDIVAGKAPVGALDELRQLAELVNAASLCGLGQAAGNPVLSALHFFGDELAMMAGERQ
- a CDS encoding aldehyde ferredoxin oxidoreductase family protein encodes the protein MAQNSASQRSKSSATNSQTGDNRLLYGYNGRALVVDLTRQESHWEALSEDVLRRYIGGTGLGAYLLFKHCPPGVEPLAPQNPLIFVTSPLVGSRLTTSSKFAVLTKSPLTGFIGDSLSSSFMATELKKSGCDALIITGKSEYPCLLSIDDGQVDFLDADDLLGLSTLETEKAVKMRLGHRTRVACIGPAGENLVRFASITNDGGRQAARTGPGAVMGSKNLKAIAVKGTRAVPVQNPDALNRIGADLTRRSLGPATEKYRTLGTMANVSVFNSLATLPTRNFQQSTFDGADGVSAEQFHETNFVKNAHCANCTIGCEKILVTSDSGKKAKGRMEYESAFALGPLVGVADGNTVIRASTLCDELGMDTISVGATIAWAMECFERGILTLDDTGGMDLRFGSGDELLACVRLIAAREGVGGLLAEGSLRAARIVGQGSEDWAMQVKGLEMPGYEPRSLKTMALGLAVSTRGACHNRSSAYEADFSARVNRLEADERRGKITAEGEDFSAVLDSLIWCKFLRKAFDDLYKESAEIYRHITGWDVSADELQAIGERVNNLKKAFNIREGWTREDDTLPQRVFDEVLPTGVAQGVGLSRADLDMMIDGYYRARRWNADGTIPDDTLLDLGIEDVVRDAALTH
- a CDS encoding MoaD/ThiS family protein gives rise to the protein MMEHTTVHTANVTIELFGTARIASGRKAIALTLPSNASAASLVVALAEKCPALVGVVLRDDLAGLLESYTLNLNGTEFVSDGCLRLRDGDTLLLFSSQAGG
- a CDS encoding molybdenum cofactor guanylyltransferase — translated: MDDSRSVSAIVLAGGLSRRLGRDKALEPFGGEPLISRVIGRLATLTDETVVVVNSKERAAELPLPAGAKTAVDIYPDSGSLGGIFTGLTAASNEWGFVVACDMPFLNTALIKHILSLRQGHDAVVPMLEGYPEPTHSAYSKACLPHIERRLEAGQLRIARFFDDVRVRYVQDDEVDALDADRLSFFNVNTPDDLAHALSLVEEGR
- a CDS encoding molybdopterin biosynthesis protein, whose product is MTTQSHRHGRRYYLSDIPLEDALDRYFKALDAVFGLRHTESEVVPLTSAQGRVTAEPIWAQISSPHYDSAAMDGIAVRSTDTVGATETSPLHLAVGAQAVWIDTGDPMPDGYDAVIMVEVVHEVDGDTLEIQAPAAPYQHVRPLGEDIVATELVLPENHTLRPVDLGACAAAGLPSLPVRRKPSVAVIPTGNELVQVGGDLQPGDIIEFNSLVLGGMVDDWGGDATTWQTIPDDFDALLAGVKAAVAQHDIVLVNAGSSAGSEDYTARVIESLGELVVHGTAIRPGHPIALGVVQGKPVLGIPGYPVSAALTCELFVKPLVERMLGVPASVRSAAQATITRKTMSPMGEDEFLRVRLGRVGDKLVASPIMRGAGVIMSLVRADGIVKIPRFSEGLDAGAEVSVELLRPVESIDDTVVAIGSHDMTLDLLASHVRRAKPQMTLASSNVGSMGGLMALARGEAHMAGSHLLDEETGEYNLSYIRRFLKGRSVVVVNLVQRIQGLILPCSNPKQIAALHDLARDDVTFLNRQRGSGTRLLLDYKLRELGIEPDDIRGYDREEYTHLAVAAAVAGGRADVGLGILSAANAMGLDFVPLLSEQYDLVIPREHYDSENVQFALETIRSDAFKAEVDALGGYGTKSMGQVVAELS